The following nucleotide sequence is from Atribacterota bacterium.
GGAGTGAAATTATAGTTTAACTAAAAATAATATGTGTTAAATTTTCAGCAAAATTAATAAATATGGAGGAATAAGTTGAAGATAAATAAATTTAAAGTAGCAATTTTATGGGTAGTGATAACTATAATGTTTTGTACAGTAAGCAGTGTTTTGATAGCGCAGGAAGATATTGCCTTAAAAATAGCTTCTGGTGATACTGTAAAAACACTGACTATGGAGGAGATTAAAGAGTTACCTGCTTTGGAAGGCTGGGGCGGAAGAATGCGCAGCACTGGTGCTATTGAGGGACCTTTTGAATTAAGGGGAGTCTCTATAATAGATCTATGTGATATGGTTGGAGGAATAAATCCTGATACCGCGGTTAAGTTTATCTCCAGAGACGGTTATGCCATGACCTTCAGCTATAAACAGGTAAAAGAGAATGATTTTATTACTTATGACCCAGTTTCTCTCAATGAAGTGCCTCATGGTGATCTACATATGATTCTGGCTTACCAGACTGATGGAGATGAAATGACTTTTGAGCTGGGAGGCCCACTAAGACTGGCTATCCTCAGTGAAAAGAACCAGGTGACTGATGGTCATTGGTGGAGTAAATGGGTTGAGCAGATTGAACTGGTTCCAGCTCCCAAAGATTGGATTTTACAGTTAAAAGGTGCCCGAGATGAAGATATTGATAGAGGTACATTCGAATCCGGTGCCTCTGAAGGATGCCATGGTGTTAAATATATTGACGATAAAGGTAGGGAGTGGGAAGGCATTCCTCTTTGGTTACTGGTAGGACGGGTAGATGATGATAATCCTCATGAAGGTAAAGCCTTTAATGATTCCCTGGTACAGGATGGTTATGAGGTAGAAGTTATTGCTGTAGACGGATTTATTGCTACTTTGCCTATTTCTTCTATCGCTCGCAGGAATCAAATTATTGTAGCTTATAAATTGGACGGAGAATCCTTACCAGAAAATTACTGGCCATTAAGACTGGTTGGAGAAAACTTAACCGGGAAAGAACAGGTGGGGCAAATCAAAGAGATTAAAGTAATTTTCCCATAAAAGGAATTGTGAAAATTCTCTGAATACCTAACAGGGGAGGAATAATGACAACAAAATTGTTCAGAAAAGCTGTTCTAGGTGCCTTTTTGCTTTTGTTAATTCTTGGTTTAGTTTTAACAGGATTTTGTCAGGAGAAAAAAACTGTCAAAATCCAAGCAGCTGGCAGCTTATTAATTCCTTTTGGAGCGATAGAAAAAGCATTTGAGGCAGAAAATTCAGATATTGATGTCCTTGTTGAAGGGCATGGTAGTATTCAGGTTATTAGGCATGTCATTGAACTGCCAGCTTTTTCAGGAGAGCCTATTGCTGATATTGTTGCAGTGGCAGATTATTCGTTGATACCAAAATTGATGTATGAAACAATGCTTCCGGAAAGTAACCAACCTTATGCTGAGTGGTGTATCCAATTTGGTACAAATACTCTAGGATTAGCTTATACCTCTAAGAGCAAATATGCTAAAGAGATAAACGTAGATAACTGGTATCAAATTCTAGCCAGGCCAGAGGTAAAGGTAGGAATTTCGGATCCCCGCTTTGATGCCTGTGGTTATCGGTCTTTGATGGCTTTAAAATTAGCAGAATTATTTTATCGAGAAGAAGATATACTACATAGTATAATTGGAAGATTCTCTTATCCTATCAAAGTGCAAGAAAATGATAGTAGCTGCACAATTCTGATTCCAGAAATTTTGGAAGCGGAAAGGCTTGCTATCAGAGATTCCAGTATCAAATTACTTTTCCCTATTCAGTCAGGCGACCTGGATTATGTTTTTGAGTATAAAAGTGTTGCCCAGCAGCATGAGGTCAACTTTCTGGAGTTTCCACCGGAAATTAACCTAGGTTCTGAGGAATACAAAACATTGTATCAGGATATGAAAGTCAAACTGGCTTTTAAAAGATTTGCTTCAGTCAATCCGGATTATGATATTTTACCTATTATCTATGGAATGACAATTCCCGGTAATTCCCCTCATCCGCAAGAGGCAGTCAGGTTAGTGGAATTTATCCTGAGTCAGCGTGGTCAGGAGATAATGGAAGAATCAGGGCAGGTTGTCATTAATCCACCCATTGTGGATATTTTAGATAATCTTCTCCAGCAATTAGCTGATATAGTAATCGAAAAATAGTAAAGAAATAAAATAACAGAATAGATACCTGTTTTAATGCCAGGTATCTATTCTGTTATAAGATTAGTAGAGTATCATAATAATTAGTTATTTAATTTTTACCAAGAGAAACGAGAGCTTAATTAAATATTAAATCCTGATTTTTTTCCTTTGCCTTGGAGTGAGCCCCTGGGAATCCTGATTTCAGTAGCTTTAAAAGTATCTTCAGATAGTTTCTGTCCCAATATCTTTATTTCTAGATTCTGAGTCAATGTTAACATTCCCTTTACTCTAACCTGACTGATATCAATTTTCCATTCCTTATCAAGATAGTCTCTTAGTTGCAACAAATTATTTTCTAATTCCAGGGAAACAACAATACCACTTAACAAACCCTTTTCAGGATGCATCCATTGATTTTCTCTGCTATAGACTAAATGATGATAGCCCGGTATTCTAATTCTTAGCTGCCTATCAACAGTTTCAGTCCAGCCGTATTGATAAAAGCCCAGTCCCATTAAACCGCTAATGATGAGACTAATAAAAAATATCATTATAAATCGGTAGCGATAACCAGTTCGGGTATGGATAAAATTATAGTAAGTGATAAACAAAAAAAGCAGTAACAAGACAATCCATAGGTAGGGAAGGCTCATTAGTAATGCTTTGGGCAAGCCGATACCAAGATAATGATAAATATCCCAATCCAGATCGCCGGTAATAAACATAATCATTCCAAAAGCAATACCACCCAGCACTGTAGTCAAAGCAAACATTAACCAGAAAAAGTAATTCCTGGTTAAAAAATACCAGCGTGGTTTGGGCTGTACTTTCCCCTTTTTTATTTTTTCTAAAGTATCTTTGCTGATATCAACCATATTTTATACCTGCTTTATACTTTTCAATTTCTTTCAATAGTAACTTTTTTGCACGATTAATTAGAGTACCGACCGTTCCTATGGGTTTTCTTACGATGTCACTAATTTCCTGATAATCCTTTCCTTCTAGGAATTTTAATAATAGTACCTCTTTATATTTTAATGGTAATAAATCGATTATACATAGCAAATTTTCATAATCAATTTTTTGTAAGAAGTTTTTTTCCAGATTAAAATCAGATTGTACCAACTGGTCTAAATCATGCTCATCCCAGGAGATATTCTGGTAGTATCTTGGCTTTTTACGAATCGTACTAATAGTATAGTTATGGGCAATACGATAAATCCAGCTGGAAAATTTGAAATCTTCATTATAATCATTCAAATTTTGATAAGCAAGGATAAAAACTTCCTGTAAAATATCCTGAATATCCGTTCTGTTCATTCCAGATAGTCTATAGATATAGTTCATCAAGGCAGATTCGTATCTTTTCATAAGACAATAGTAATATTCCTGATTTTTTAAAGTCAGGGCAACCAACTGGGAATCTGTTTTTTGCTCACAATCAGAAATATTGATCATAAAATCTTTCTTTAATTTGCAAAAAGTACTTTCTTTCAGAAAATAAAATGGTAAGAATATTAGCTTATCTATTATAATATATTATTATTGTGATTTATTAAATAGTTTCCATAATGCTGGACATGCCATAAAGCATGAAAGATACCAATGAGACCCATGGCCATAGAAAATTCGACATGCCAGAATAAACAATCAAAATTTATCTATTTGAACCAACTAAAATCTCTGATTGGTATCAATGTATCTACCGCATTCACCAGGGAAAGGATCTTTATATTCTTTTTACTGGATAAATGCATATATTTCCTCAATTCTTTAAAAGATTGCATTTTTATTGTCAATTATAATACGATAAAATTCCCATTTTTCTTTCATTCATTTAGTAGGAAAAATAAGAGGTTTATTTCAGGAAGTCATCCTCAAAAATAATTTGTTGGTTTTAAGGATTTACAAAGGAAAAATAGAGAAAAGCAATAGAAGCTAATGATTTTTTATGGGCAGTTCTTGAATGCCTTCTAATAATACCCGCATGGCAATACAGTCATCTTCATTATATTGCAGGATACGCTTTTTAATTTCCGGCCTTTCTAGTTCTAACCAGCGATGGTACCATTCAATGGATTCAGCACCAGAGGGATGTTCGTCCCGCCATCGAAAGCCAAGGTATTGCGCCAGGTCTTTTACCGAATAGCTATAAGTAGGCCATTCCGTATATTTTCTAACAATATCGCTATAAAGATCAATGACCAATGGTGATTTAAATAAAGCCTCTAACTCTGATGATGTTATAATCTCGGGATATTTTTCGTTTAATTTTTTCCAAATAGTCTTCTCATAAGGTGAGTAATAATAAACATTGCAAGGAAAATGTTGCTTAATATAATGCCAGGCATCAATAAATATTCTCTCTTCTTGTTTTTCATCAGCCTTATCAGCAAAAAATGGTACGTACTTTTCAGTTGCTGGATCCCGATGATGTCTTTCTACAAAACCATGCAGGTAGCAAAAATCACGCATGGGATCAGTTTCCACATCAAAGAATAATTCAGTATCTGTCTGGGGTAATTTTATTGTTTTTCTGATATAAGCCTGTTTATCAATGTGCGCCAGTAATCTAGCACGAGCATGATATTTATATAAGGTTGATATACCAATACCAGGGAAAATAGTCTTTTTACCGATAATAAGTTCCTGAAAGGATTTATGGGCAAAATCAGTAAATTTTTTCAATTTTTGATGCATAATTTCTCTTTTCTTACGACCCAGCTCCGGTATTAATGTCAAGTCTTTCGCTGTTATAAGAGATTTAAGACAATACGTTCTCCAGTGACAGAGTTTACAGGCTCCCTGATGCGCCGGTGAGGTAGTAATCTTTTTCTCTAAAACCTGTTGTACTTCTGATAGAGTTTGCAGGTATAGATCCCACCAGTTCATTTGATCACGTTTTCCTATTGATTGTACTAAATCATAGAAGACATCTCTTCCTTTAATATCATGAATAAAAGATGTTTTTGAGGAGGAGTAGTTTAGTTTTTCCAAAATGTCGGTGTATAAACCTAATTGAATAGCATAATGTATTTTTAGTTTTCCTTCCGATTCATTATTTTCCCCTTCTAGTGCTGAACCACTTTTTATATCTCCAGCGATATATCCACCACCCTGTTTTAATAAGAGATCTGGCTCACCAACCAGATTATCAGTACTTATCCGACCGCTATAAATTAATGTGACTCCCTGCCTAAGGGCTTCTCTTGTTCTGGCTTCTTTTTCTAAACCTGTATAAACGCTTAAATCCAGAAAAGGTTTTTTTAATTCAACCATTACCTGTTTTTCAAAATCAATACCTCTTTCCCAGAGCAATTTCATAAAAGCACTTTCTGGATCTCTCTTGCTCGGATCTTCGAAAATATCAAGATATAAACGATGAGGGCATTGAATATAATTATAAAGCATATCAGCTGAAATTATCTGTCTCATTTTACTAACTCCCAAAGATTCCAATATCACAAATCAATTAGCAATATTCTGACCAAAATACCTTTTCATAATAATTTATAACAGTTAGTAAGAATGATTACAAGTATATAAATAGTAAGCACAAAATAGATAGCGGTTATTTCGTCGCTTTTTCAATTGCCTTTTGAGCCAGAATAAAAGTAGGGTCAATAATCGGTATTTCTAGATCACCATCTTTTAATACTAAGGGTATTTCTGTACATCCTAAAATAACGCCTTGAGCACCCTTTCTTATTTGTAAGCGGGCAATTTCAATAATTTGCTTTTTTAAGAGAAAGAAATCTTGCCCTGCCTTAATCCCATAGATGACTTCCATTAATTTATGTTGCTCTTCTTCTTCGGGAATTAATATTTCAATATCAAGAGCATTAAGATAAGTTTGATAAAGTCCAGATTGATAGGTTCCCTTGGTGGCAAATAGGCTAACATTTTTCAGAAAGGGAAAAGTATGATGAATATATAGTGCTGTTTCCTGGATCATGTTTAAGATTGGGATATTAACCATTTTTTGTATTTCATGGTAATAATAATGAGCAGTGTTACAGGGCATAATTATAAAATCAACTCCTGCTTTTTCCAGGGTTCGTGCTGTTTTGATTAATTCTGGCAAGGGATTTTCATTACCATACAAGATTGCTTTAGTGCGATCTGGTATCTTGGGATTATTATCTATAATAATTCTAAGATGTTCTTGATCTTGTTGGGCCGGAGTTAACTGAACAATTTTTTGGAATAAATCTATGGTTGCTTCAGGTCCCATCCCGCCCAGGATTCCAATAATTTTTTCATTTGTCATAAAACACCTTTGATTTTAGTAAATAATCAGTGTAGTATTAATTTAATGTCATTACTATATAATAATTTAAAATATGAAACCTGATGAGTAAATATGTAATTAACATTATTAATTATATACTCATCCCAATAAGATTTATAGTGGTTTTTTAGTTTTAAATATCATAAAATCAATAGAAAAGATCATAATATGGAAATTATTTATTAATACATAATATTAAGTAAAGTTATAAAGGAGTGACAAAATGCGAATAGTAAGGTATCAAACAAATGGTGGAGTATTATATGGAGTGTTACAAGGAGATGAGATCAGGACAATCCAAGGTAATCTATTTGACAAAGTCGTAGTAGGTTCACTAAGAATAAAAAGAGAAGAGGTGAAATTGCTGGCGCCGGTAGATCCTCCTAATGTAATTGCTATTGGTTTAAATTATAAAAAACATGCCGAGGAAAGTGGTAACAGTTTTCCGGATAAACCGGTTATATTCCTAAAATCAACCTCCAGCGTAATTGGACCGGAAGATAATATCATACTGCCAGAAATAGCCCCTAATGAAGTTGATTATGAAGCTGAACTGGTCATTGTCATTGGCAAAAAAGCGAAAAATATAGAAATCGATGATGTTGATAATTATATCTTGGGATATACCTGTGGTAATGATGTATCAGCTAGAGATTGTCAACTCCGTCTCGATCAACAATGGGCTAGAGGTAAGTCTTTTGATACCTTTTGTCCCCTCGGTCCCTGGATTGAGACCGAACTCCCCAATCCCGATCAATGTAGGATTAGATCCAGATTAAATGGGAAAGTTATGCAGGATTCCAATACCTCTGACCTTATCTTTGGAGTAAGGGAATTAGTTAGTTATTGTTCTAAAAACTTTACCCTTTTGCCTGGTTCTGTTATTATGACCGGTACCCCGGGAGGTGTTGGTTTTACACGCAAGCCCCCGGTATATTTAAAACAAGGAGATATTATTGAGATTGGAATAGAAGGAATTGGCATATTGAGTAACAAAGTGGTTTGATAGATTGATGCCTACTTATTTTGTAATCTTTATTGGAAATAATAAAGATTTTTTAAGAAGTTTAACAGTTATTGTATATCAATTTTGACTAATAATTTTTCTAACTAATTGAGATTTTAGTTAAGAATGGGAGGATATTGCTTCTATTAATTTTGTTTTCCGGGAATAGATTATTTTAGTCAGTAATCGTAAAGGCCATTTGGAGGGACTAGATAGTCTTCTCCAGGCTTTTTTGATTTCTTCCAGTTCCTCAGACTGAATTAATTTATTTCCATATCTCTCTTGATTAAAACTATCAATAATTAGTTGTATATCCTGATAGCTGTCAGGAAAGAAAAATACCAGATGTCTACCGTATTCTAAAGGTGTTTGAAATTTTTTTCGTGAAATACCACTATTCTTACCCCAATGGCAAAGCTTCTGAAATAGAGCAGATATATTTTCTTTTCTTCTAGAAGCTATCAAAAAGTTGAACAATTTATCCAGAACTTTCTTAACTCCAAAAAAGATGTGCTTTATCCAGAGCCATAATTCTTCAAAGAACCCTTTTTTTTCAATATCTAGTGTAGTTTTTAAAGAGAACCATTTCCAGAGAGAAAATAATAACCAACCTATTGCTAAGGTAGTCAGTAATATTAGTAACGAGATTCCTCCCCAGGTAAGAATCCATTGAAGTATTTTACTCGACCAGGAAAGTTCATTGCTGTCTAGCAAAGATATTGCTGAGTCAGATGAATGGGTAGGGCTAATATCAGCAGCGCGATAACCGGACCCAAAAAGAAAAATGAGTATTTTTAGGAGGAGCTTCCCAATAGGATTAGAAACCACTTTTAAGATATTATAACTGGCTTGAGCAACAGAAGTCATTTGTGGTAAGAAGAATAAGAGCGTCCAGCTAACAAGGAGCAATACTACTGGAATAAACGTAAATATTAATTTGGTTTTACTAAACTGGTTATCAAATTTTATTTTTGAGCTTCTTGAGTTTTGAGCAAGAATAATAGCTATCATACTGAAAAGAAAATAATAGCTAATTAAAATACTTGAATTAGGGAAGAGTGTATTGGTACTCCCAGAAATTATAAAGGTTAAGACTAGCATGACAATTCCGAGATCAAATTGGGAGGTTATAGCAAAGTAGTCCTTGGAACGATTTGCTAATTTATATCCACAGAACCAAACACAGGAAAACCAGCAAATAAGCAGGAAATAGGCAAATCCATCCAACGGTCCAAATTGTTTATTGACGAGCGTTTGTATCCATCTTAAATTTAGAAATGATACAGACCGATAACTATAATTATATACAGTATAAGTTAATATTAATACATAGAAAAGGAGATGTAGGATAAAAAGTTCAATAATTCTTTTACCCCTTCCTTTTGTTATAGAGGTAATTATTATGGGAATAAAAAAGGCCAGCATTGCCGCCCATATAGGAAAGAGGGGGGCATTTAACATTAAGAAGAATACACAGGCTAAGGCATATAACCAGGTTATTTCCATCATACCGGAAGCAATGATTAATAGCGTTCCATTTCTTGTTAAATTTTTAGCCATTTTATTACTCTTAAGAATATTATAAGTAATTATTTATATATTGACTATCACTTCGAGCAAGATCTATCGCTTCACCATAAATTTCACTAAATAACAATGCTGGAATAGGGGAAAATTTTTTGTGATAAGAAGACTTGGCCAAAAGAAGATATACAGGTGTATTATGTTTTATCAGGAATTGGCTAATTTGAGTATTTTTTTTATTCATACGATAAGCGCAATAAATACATCCTGTTCCAGCAGGTATTTTCATTTCTTTAAACAATATTTCATCCATAGAACAAAATTCTTCTATTGTTAATCTGGCCAGTAATTCCATTGCCCTAGAAACTTGTTCGGGACCAGTACCGAAAGAAAAGTTGGTAGTCATATTACTTCCAGTAACTTTACCATTGGAAAAGATACTATATGGACTTCCTTGTTTATCAAATTCTAATACCATTGCGGCTACTACCTCCAGGATTTTCTCGAATAATTCTTCCTGTCTTTTTTCCCGAAAGGAACTAACATCAACAACTAAAAGTGTTTTTCTTTGAGTGGAAGAATCAAAGATTTTGGATTGAAGGTGATTATAACGAGCACTAGCTTTCCAATGGATGTATTTTGCTGGTTCTCCATGTTGATAGTCATGAGTAGCAATGGGATAGACAGGGTCCTTAACCGGACTATCTATGCCTGTTTTACCGAAGAATTCTTTGATAGGTGTCGAAAGGAAGTTTAAGGATATTGGTCTGGGATAAATGATTACCTCTACTGCTGATTGTGACAAATATCTCCTCTTTTGAAAGAAACCCAGAAGATCGCCAGTTTCTAAAAAAGGAGGTCCAATTTGAAAACAACCCCTTTGTTTGGCAGTTAAATTCCAATTCCACAAGAAATGATCATACCAGAGTAGACTGAATTCTTCACAAAGAAAATTATTTTTCATCTTTATTTCAGGAATAAGTCTTTTATCCATTGGTATCAATAATTTTATCCATATGGGCAGTATTTTGTTGTTGTAGATTTGTGCCTGTAAGGAAATAATTTCGCCAGGGAATCCCTTTTTCGTCTCAGCATCAAAAGAGTAATGAATATTCTTTATACTAACATAACTCCATAGTTTACAAGCATAAAACATGGTCAAGAGTAATATGGAGATTAAGATGAGATTTTTTTGTACCAAGAGTAATGCAATGAATAATAATATCAGTAACAGGAATCGGAAAAAACCGTCAGTAAAAATAGAGGTGAGTGGACGATCATAATTTACATTATTCATTTACTTATTTCCATTGTTGGTATTTCTGTCTGTTCTAATATTTCTTGCAGTAATTTTTGAGGGGAAGTATTTTTTAACCTTTCCTTTGTTTCCATAACAACACGATGTGCCAATACTGGAGTAAAAAGCTCTTTTATATCATCAGGTAAGACAAAATCTCTGCCTCTTAAAGCTGCTAAAGCTTGAGCTGCTCGCATCAGGTGTAGAGAAGCTCTGGGACTAGCGCCAAAACGAATTTGAGAAGAATTCCTAGTAGCATTAGTCAGAGTCACAATATAGTGGTTAATTTCTTTAGAAATATGGACCTTTGCCCTTTCTTTTTGTAAGTGTAATATCTCTTCAGGAGTAGTTACGGACTCCAGTTTCTCTAAGGGGTCAACTTTCTGAAAACGTTCTAAGATTAACATTTCTTCTATATGGGAGGGATAATCCAGTTTAATACGCATAAGGAACCTATCTAATTGTGCTTCAGGGAGAGGAAATGTTCCTTCCAATTCAATGGGATTTTGAGTTCCAATAACAAAAAATGGTACTGGTAGATCCATAGTTATTCCATCAATTGTAACTTGTCTCTCCTGCATACTTTCCAATAAACTGGATTGTGTTCTAGGAATGGTTCTATTGATTTCATCAGCTAGCACAATATTAGACATTACCGGACCTGCTTGGAAAACAAACTTACCTTCTTTTTGATTATAAATATTAAAGCCAGTTATATCTGAAGGAAGCAAATCAGGAGTAAATTGAATACGACGAAAGGTACCACCAATACTTCTAGCCAGAGATCTAGCCAGAAGAGTTTTTCCAACTCCCGGTACATCTTCCAACAAAAGATGTCCCTCCGCTAACAGAGTTGTTAGCGTTAATTCAATTGCTTTATTTTTTCCGACTATGACCTTATTGATATTGTCAGTTATGTTATGACAAATAGAAAAATTCAAATCCTACCTCAAATTTTTATGAACATTTATTCATATAAATAAAAAAAATAAAAAAAATTTTAACAAAGTATAACTAAATTAAAATTATATCAAGGGAATATCAACAAAACAAGTAAAAATTTTAGGAAAATAATTCTTGTAAGAATGAAGATGACTATAATTTATTTACATGAATTTTCAAGAGCAACAGCCCTTACCGGGGAACCATCTGCATTTTTTATCTTTAAGGGGAAAACACAGAACAAAAAATATTCATTTTCAATAGCATCCAGATTAGTTAGGTTTTCAATGATAATCGTTTTTTGGGACAGTAATATTTTATGAACAGCAAAATCAATTGATTCAGATTGGTCGATGGAGATAGCATCAACACCTATGCCTTTTAAATTAAATCTGGTTAGCCATTCTGCACTTTTTTCATTTAGATGGGGATAGCTTGTATAATATTGATTCTTTCCCCAGTGTTGACTCCATCCAGTTTTAAGAATTACAAAATCAACCTTACTTATTTTTTCCTGGTAAGGGAATAAGTCTTGAATGGATATATATAGGTATTTATGATGACAAAAATCCAGCATAGTTGCCTTTCCAAAAAAGTGATTAATATCTAGGTTGTCTAGATTAGGACCAGAATTAATCATATGTGCAGGTGCATCAATATGAGTACCGGTATGTGAATATATAATATATTTTGTTTCTCTGAAGCCATCCCTCTCCAATATATGGGTAATTTGAAAGGAAGGTGATCCAGCTTGGGAATAAACTGGCATATTGGAACACATTAAATGACTCAGGTCAACAACTTTCATAATTTATACCATTCTTATCTTAAATGAAATGAAATAGATAATTTTTCTTTATCTACTTATGATATTATACTATATATAAGTGATTAAGTGCCAAGAATTTTTGCTATGTTTAATTATATAAAAATTACCTTCTAGCGATTTATGGAAGTGCCTGTAATGTGGTGCTAGGTTTGGGAGGACTTTTTGTAATTAAGAAATCCGATGTTGATGAAAAAAGTTAAAAATTTTAGGATATGGTTAAATTTGGAGTAAAATAAAGACACTTTATTAAGGAGGTAATCATGGAAATCAAAGCAACAGTGCTTTGTGAGAATTGTATATATTTTAATAGCGGTGTTATTGCCGAGCATGGGTGGTCAGCATATATTGAAACAAAGTATGGTAATTTTCTTTTTGACACTGGCCAGGGGATAGGCATCATTAATAATGCGCACCATTTCCATAAAGATTTATCCAATCTGCAGGGTATTATTATCAGCCATCACCATCATGATCATACCGGTGGACTGTTGCGAGTACTAGATTATGCCAGGAAAGTAAAAGTCTATTCCCATCCAGCACTTTTTAAGAATAGTTTTAATATTCGAAATGGTGTGGAACGCAATATTGGCATTCCTTATCGTCGTGAAGTTCTAGAAAGCAAAGGAGCAGAGTTTATCTTCAATACCAGTTTTATAGAGATTGCCCCAGGATTGATGTTAAGTGGAGAAATCCCCCGCAGGACGTCTTTTGAGAAAGGCGATCCTGATTTACTGTTGAAAAATGAGCAAGGTTATCTTCAAGATATAGTTATTGATGATCAAACATTAATAATGAATACTAAAAAGGGGTTGGTTATCGTATTGGGTTGTTCACATTCAGGGATTATTAATATTATAAACTATATTATAGAAAAAACCGGCCAGAAACATATTCATACTATTTTTGGAGGAACCCATCTTGGTCCGCTCAGTGAGAAAAGTAAAGCTAAGAGCATAGAAGCCCTAAAAAAGTTTGATATAGAAAGAATAGGCACTTCTCATTGCACTGGATTGGAAACCTCTATGCGCTTACTCCAGGAATTTGGGAAACGCTTCTTTTTCTGTAATGTGGGAACCGTAATAAAAGTGTAGAAACTAACTTAAGTAACTTAACCATGACTTTTATGAAAAAGAAATAATAACATTAGTAATAATCATCATAATCTACTAGAATTTTTATTGAATCACCAACCTGTCTATTTCTTAGTTTTTTGTTTATAGTATTTCTTTGCAAATTGTATAAACTGTTGACCTATTTTGGGTAATGAATCTTTATTTGTTAAAATGGT
It contains:
- a CDS encoding DUF4129 domain-containing protein — its product is MAKNLTRNGTLLIIASGMMEITWLYALACVFFLMLNAPLFPIWAAMLAFFIPIIITSITKGRGKRIIELFILHLLFYVLILTYTVYNYSYRSVSFLNLRWIQTLVNKQFGPLDGFAYFLLICWFSCVWFCGYKLANRSKDYFAITSQFDLGIVMLVLTFIISGSTNTLFPNSSILISYYFLFSMIAIILAQNSRSSKIKFDNQFSKTKLIFTFIPVVLLLVSWTLLFFLPQMTSVAQASYNILKVVSNPIGKLLLKILIFLFGSGYRAADISPTHSSDSAISLLDSNELSWSSKILQWILTWGGISLLILLTTLAIGWLLFSLWKWFSLKTTLDIEKKGFFEELWLWIKHIFFGVKKVLDKLFNFLIASRRKENISALFQKLCHWGKNSGISRKKFQTPLEYGRHLVFFFPDSYQDIQLIIDSFNQERYGNKLIQSEELEEIKKAWRRLSSPSKWPLRLLTKIIYSRKTKLIEAISSHS
- a CDS encoding molybdopterin-dependent oxidoreductase; amino-acid sequence: MKINKFKVAILWVVITIMFCTVSSVLIAQEDIALKIASGDTVKTLTMEEIKELPALEGWGGRMRSTGAIEGPFELRGVSIIDLCDMVGGINPDTAVKFISRDGYAMTFSYKQVKENDFITYDPVSLNEVPHGDLHMILAYQTDGDEMTFELGGPLRLAILSEKNQVTDGHWWSKWVEQIELVPAPKDWILQLKGARDEDIDRGTFESGASEGCHGVKYIDDKGREWEGIPLWLLVGRVDDDNPHEGKAFNDSLVQDGYEVEVIAVDGFIATLPISSIARRNQIIVAYKLDGESLPENYWPLRLVGENLTGKEQVGQIKEIKVIFP
- a CDS encoding amino acid racemase, yielding MTNEKIIGILGGMGPEATIDLFQKIVQLTPAQQDQEHLRIIIDNNPKIPDRTKAILYGNENPLPELIKTARTLEKAGVDFIIMPCNTAHYYYHEIQKMVNIPILNMIQETALYIHHTFPFLKNVSLFATKGTYQSGLYQTYLNALDIEILIPEEEEQHKLMEVIYGIKAGQDFFLLKKQIIEIARLQIRKGAQGVILGCTEIPLVLKDGDLEIPIIDPTFILAQKAIEKATK
- the wtpA gene encoding tungstate ABC transporter substrate-binding protein WtpA produces the protein MTTKLFRKAVLGAFLLLLILGLVLTGFCQEKKTVKIQAAGSLLIPFGAIEKAFEAENSDIDVLVEGHGSIQVIRHVIELPAFSGEPIADIVAVADYSLIPKLMYETMLPESNQPYAEWCIQFGTNTLGLAYTSKSKYAKEINVDNWYQILARPEVKVGISDPRFDACGYRSLMALKLAELFYREEDILHSIIGRFSYPIKVQENDSSCTILIPEILEAERLAIRDSSIKLLFPIQSGDLDYVFEYKSVAQQHEVNFLEFPPEINLGSEEYKTLYQDMKVKLAFKRFASVNPDYDILPIIYGMTIPGNSPHPQEAVRLVEFILSQRGQEIMEESGQVVINPPIVDILDNLLQQLADIVIEK
- a CDS encoding TM0106 family RecB-like putative nuclease, whose translation is MRQIISADMLYNYIQCPHRLYLDIFEDPSKRDPESAFMKLLWERGIDFEKQVMVELKKPFLDLSVYTGLEKEARTREALRQGVTLIYSGRISTDNLVGEPDLLLKQGGGYIAGDIKSGSALEGENNESEGKLKIHYAIQLGLYTDILEKLNYSSSKTSFIHDIKGRDVFYDLVQSIGKRDQMNWWDLYLQTLSEVQQVLEKKITTSPAHQGACKLCHWRTYCLKSLITAKDLTLIPELGRKKREIMHQKLKKFTDFAHKSFQELIIGKKTIFPGIGISTLYKYHARARLLAHIDKQAYIRKTIKLPQTDTELFFDVETDPMRDFCYLHGFVERHHRDPATEKYVPFFADKADEKQEERIFIDAWHYIKQHFPCNVYYYSPYEKTIWKKLNEKYPEIITSSELEALFKSPLVIDLYSDIVRKYTEWPTYSYSVKDLAQYLGFRWRDEHPSGAESIEWYHRWLELERPEIKKRILQYNEDDCIAMRVLLEGIQELPIKNH
- a CDS encoding sigma-70 family RNA polymerase sigma factor, producing MINISDCEQKTDSQLVALTLKNQEYYYCLMKRYESALMNYIYRLSGMNRTDIQDILQEVFILAYQNLNDYNEDFKFSSWIYRIAHNYTISTIRKKPRYYQNISWDEHDLDQLVQSDFNLEKNFLQKIDYENLLCIIDLLPLKYKEVLLLKFLEGKDYQEISDIVRKPIGTVGTLINRAKKLLLKEIEKYKAGIKYG
- a CDS encoding fumarylacetoacetate hydrolase family protein; this translates as MRIVRYQTNGGVLYGVLQGDEIRTIQGNLFDKVVVGSLRIKREEVKLLAPVDPPNVIAIGLNYKKHAEESGNSFPDKPVIFLKSTSSVIGPEDNIILPEIAPNEVDYEAELVIVIGKKAKNIEIDDVDNYILGYTCGNDVSARDCQLRLDQQWARGKSFDTFCPLGPWIETELPNPDQCRIRSRLNGKVMQDSNTSDLIFGVRELVSYCSKNFTLLPGSVIMTGTPGGVGFTRKPPVYLKQGDIIEIGIEGIGILSNKVV